A portion of the Pseudopipra pipra isolate bDixPip1 chromosome 1, bDixPip1.hap1, whole genome shotgun sequence genome contains these proteins:
- the FBXO15 gene encoding F-box only protein 15 isoform X5 has protein sequence MPSEMLLKIFSYLDAMSLLSVGCVNKLFYDLANDNGIWLKIYSSCLQPKWTTWKMKSEQTEAVPLGCAALHDKKPGYWKKEYILKQTAAVKTRVMRLAKALDPYTGLPCKNKVAMKLSGLSWIIVLKDKNGKEHVTEKANLSFKHTSVTILWYSTNWPCLDVVSTLKLFGVTPLLLDQNMPPNKNGPRRLSLIAEYHLANLTESSVAVGADGLVQLFSVNPGLLIGIWKEKNEIAFVMVSLHYHQLLERSILGSATVQYAPPPNKPVLDDIDPEYGLHDYSLHLEMHGRSCTYLHGTFRNLFCRKGDIANGYLRLTVVSLKDNRKHLPLIGTLGLSWETDVFKGNVKDCYMMNLTLFDEIGEPFWCFSAPVCMELSSKTSGLYDYMGHIYTTNYADSEGKVCVKLVWLEETRQYIIVNLVLYVSTEKVNNWHGTNY, from the exons tggaatTTGGCTGAAAATCTATTCCAGTTGTTTGCAGCCAAAATGGACAACTTGGAAAATGAAGTCTGAACAAACAGAAGCTGTTCccttgggctgtgctgctctaCATGATAAAAAGCCTGGATACTGGAAAAAAGAATACATCTTGAAACAAACAGCTGCTGTCAAAACTAGAGTAATGCGACTTGCTAAAGCTCTAGATCCTTATACAGGTCTTCCGTGTAAAAACAAAGTAGCTATGAA ACTCTCTGGCTTGAGCTGGATAATTGTTCTAAAGgacaaaaatggaaaagaacatGTAACGGAGAAGGCAAACCTGTCATTTAAGCACACATCTGTTACCATACTTTGGTATAGTACAAACTGGCCGTGCTTAGACGTCGTGTCAACCCTAAAACTATTTGGAGTTACACCGTTGCTTCTTGACCAAAACATGCCTCCCAACAAGAATGG ACCTCGACGACTTTCCTTAATTGCTGAATACCATCTTGCTAACCTGACTGAAAGCAGTGTAGCAGTTGGTGCTGATGGCCTTGTTCAGCTCTTCAGTGTGAATCCAGGACTCTTAATAGGAATTTGGAAG gagaaaaatgaaattgctTTTGTTATGGTGAGTCTTCATTATCATCAACTTCTTGAGAGGAGCATTCTGGGTTCTGCTACTGT tcaatATGCCCCTCCACCTAATAAACCTGTATTGGATGATATTGACCCAGAATATGGACTACATGACTACAGTCTGCATCTGGAAATGCATGGTAGAAGCTGCACCTACCTGCATGGAACATTCAGGAACCTCTTCTGCAGAAAAG GTGACATTGCAAATGGATACTTGAGGCTCACAGTTGTAAGCTTAAAGGATAATAGGAAGCACTTGCCTCTTATTGGGACACTTGGCTTATCCTGGGAAACAGATGTGTTTAAAGGCAATGTAAAg GACTGCTACATGATGAATCTTACTCTTTTTGATGAAATTGGAGAGCCCTTCTGGTGTTTCAGTGCCCCAGTCTGCATGGAACTGTCTTCCAAGACATCTGGCCTTTATGATTACATGGGTCATATCTATACCACAAACTATGCAGATTCAGAGGGTAAAGTTTGTGTTAAGTTGGTATGGCTGGAAGAAACCAGGCAGTATATTATAGTCAACTTGGTGCTTTATGTAAGCACCGAAAAGGTAAATAATTGGCATGGAACAAATTACTGA